The DNA region GCTCCGCCACTAGTCTACCAGAGTGTGCAGAGGCCACTAAAGATGTACCACTTGACAAGGTTCAGTCCCTCAAGAAATCCTTTGACCGACTCGAACCCGAGTTGATTGGGTTTCTCGAAGACTCGGTCCCCGATTGGATCATTTACGATTTTATCCCTTACTGGCTGCCCCCGATCGCGGGTAGACTTGGGATTTCACGTGCCTTCTATAGTACGTTTAATGCATGGTCTGGTGTAATTTTGGTCCGGCGAATGACATAATGGATGGTAATCTTCAAAGGATCAGGCCTGAGGATTTCACCGTTCCTCCAAAATGGATCCTTTTTCCATCTAATATTACGTATCGGCTATATGAAATAAATAGGCATTGTTGAATAGTAATTCAAAGTTTGACCtgttaattcctttttttttttttttgtacaaaagTTAATTCCTTTTATTTGGTAGAGTAGTTGCTCTTTTTTTACTATCCGTTAGTCAAAATAAGGTCATAATAGATGCTTAAATTGTGCTAGTAATTGAGGATTTTTGTGAAGTTTTCGATTGAAAGTAAGCCTATAAACATACATGTTCACTTTGTTCTTCTCAGTGGAATACCAAGTTAGTTAATCCatatgtcccaatttatgtgatatactttgactaggcacaaaatttaagaaagaaaagaagatttttgaaacttgtggtctcaAAACAAGCCATAAATATTTATgtagctgtaaatcatttcattaaaggtacaAGGAGGTAGAAATTTcatgttaaattatttttaaatatagaaatgtatcattctttttgagataaactaaaaaggaaagtgtatcacacaAATTAGGATAGATGGATCGTATTACTTATTAGTATTTAGTTTTCTCTCCACTCTCTTAGCCTTTGTTCCTACTTTTCATATTCTATTTAAATTTCCAACAGGTTTTTGCCCAATGATAAGAAAACATTTCCGGTGTTTCAGATTGGCATCGATTCGGGGCATCAGTTTCTGGTTGTGACGTGTTTCTAATTCAAAGTTGTAATGAGTTCGAGAAAGAATGGTTAGATCTCCTTCCCGAGCTGCATCGGAAACCTATTGTGTCAGTTGGCCTATTGCCACCTTCTTTACAAGATAACAAAGGTGACAAAGGCGATGCATGGGGTTTTATCAATGATTGGTTAGCGATGCATCGTGAAAAATTAGTTCTTTACGTAGCGCTAGGAACCGAGGCAACTCCGAGTCAAGATGAACTCACTGAGTTGGCTCATGGTTTGGAGCTAACTGGTTCGCCCTTTTTCTGGCTCTGAGAAAACAACACGATTTTTTATCGTTAAAGTTACCAGAAGGTTTTGAGGAACGTACCAAAAATCGAGGAATAGTATGGACAAGTTGGACCCCGCAACTCAGGATATTGGAACATGACTCGATCGGTGTGTTCTTGACTCATTGTGGTTGGGGTTCTGCTATAGAAGGACTTCAATTTGGTAAACCCCTTGTTATGTTACCTTTTTTGGGAGATCAAGCACTAAATGCTAGTGGTTTAGAAGAAAAAAATGTGGGCTTAGAAATTCCAAGAAATGAAAATGATGGAACTTTGACTCGGAACTCAGTGGTTGAGTCACTCAATTTGGTGATGAATGATGAGAAGGGAAAAATTTATTGGGAGAAAGCAAATGAAATGAGAAAAATATTTGGAAATATAGATTTAAGTGATAAATACATAGATGATCTTGTTGAGTATCTTCATAATAAAAGAACTATGCTTTGTAAATGGGGCATGAGTACTAATGTTCATCTACTTATTATTGGACCTGTTGCCGTAGGGAAATTTTCTCTTGTGGTGTAACACATTGAAACTAACTTCTATGTAGCATTCATTCTCTATAATAATATTTATTGTAATAATTTAATGTTTTAAAATCGATTTTTCATGTTGTtttattatatgttctctataaaACGTTTCGTTATAGTATCAAAAATATCCGAATAAACATTACCGTTATAAAAATGTTTGACTATATCTGAGGAAAAAGAAATCCAAAATAACTTGTTGACGCCTTCATACTCATGAGTTCAATGTCATTCATCCCTTTCAATTTATATGACTATTATCTTCATCTTGAGATGTCCCAATATCTTATGCAATTTCATTGATATTCTGTATAACTTTTACAACTTTCAAACAATTCCAATTAATTTAATCACACGACCTTAACTTTGTCCGAATGTCTCCTCTTCTCAATTATGGAATCAAAACAGATAAATTATGTATCCAATTGATTACTGTCATATCAAATGGAAGGGATATTAATACTAAAAAAGCAAAAGAATGAAACTGCATAAAAGGATCTgagggaaagaaaaaaaaggagctGATTTGCTACCGCATAAAAGTACTTATATGAaaagtgtttttaataaaataaaatatttttaaaattaagcaGTTTTTGTAAACTTGGCCCCACATGTTCTAGAGTTCAGTTGAATTTTCAACTCACTCCATCTTGGCAAAACATCTTGGGATCTCTATTTAAACAATAACGTTCGTTTTATAAATTAGGTATGTTTAGTAGGGATCTATAAGCAGAAAGTGGTTATTGTCGGTATTCACATCAAATTACGTCCATTAACATGGTTAATGATAAATAAGTGAAAGACACATATTACTGTTTCGCCTTTGCTGAGCCAGAAAAACTTATGCAAAGAGCCAAAGATCATATTCATGCATTTATAAGTTGGGATAAACACTAGGTGTAAATAAATAGATTTTTGTCCAAGGATGTTATGTATTATAAGCTATATGATTGATTTatctttctttttgttttccagATATATTTTAGAGTGTGCATCATCACGGGCAAATAATATCTGAAAGAGATTAACTGGTATCCGTTATTAGTGGAACTCCTTTTTACACGAAAAGTTTTGTTAGGTGTGAGATATCCTTATATTTAAAGTGGACTGTGGGCTTCTTCTCTAAGAGAAATATAAAAGTGATATGATCCCAGCAGATTTGtgttaaataaatatatattaaatTGGGGGGTCCACTTACTCTTTAATGCTGATCAttccaaagaaaaaagaaaatgactTTTCTTCTTCAGCTCAATGTTCCATCTTTTTCCTTCTCAACTAAATAATGGAAATTTTGTTCCAactaattttttcaaaaattaaaacTACACGTCTAGCCATGGTAAATTAAACATGCAATTTCTTTGAAGATTAGTGTTCAATTTTGGTTGTCATCCTTGCTGATACTAAAAGAAAAAGTTGACATCTGATgttaaaaaagaataaaaaattagTTCCAGATCTTGATTTTTTCtgtctaagagcccgtttggattgacttataagttgcttataaattacttataagctgttttcagcttttttgagtgtttggctggccagcttaaagttattttatgtttaaaataaactcaaaaaaataattgggtccatttgacttagcttatctaaagcatcttgtaagctgaaaacaacttataagccaaaaaaaaataagttagactacccaacttaatttttttacttataagctgcaaacagcttatagccataagcccatccaaacaggctctaaatctaGCTCAATTACTTGAATCTTCTCCTGCCACTTTCATTTTATCCTGGTGGtatatatgtaccaaaataaggttcagctcttcattttcttattTGAAAAATTTGACAACAGAATGTGATTGTACAAATACAATTTATTtgaagagaaaaataaagaagaaataagttcatAGAGTTATACATTTAGAAGAGAGTTTCTTGTAACTTTACTTGACTTTTGGGTATCTCTTTGAAAGTGCACTGATCTACAATggtgtgttttttttttggtgaaatttACTTTATTTGATTTAGATGTGATATGCAAAAATCCCAAATAAAAGGATGGAAAATGGTGAAAAGTTCCCACCATTTCTATTGTACGTATTATGCAGTATTTTCTTTTCATTTGGTTTCATTTGTGATTTGTAAAAGTAGAGAAGGGACCCACAAATAGCACCAATAATGTTTCATGACCACTAAGAAAAAAATAGCACCAAGGAGCGAGGATAAAAGGGTTAACAGAAATGAAACCCACACGCTAtttatttttcaataaaaaattACCCTCACATGTCAATTTATATTTATGTCTCGTCACCATAAAACTTTTCCTTTTTACacggtcagttttttttttcctctccttgAGCTTTCTCTTTTTGCTCCTTTGATTCGAATTCACAATATTCAAGATAGAAATTAAGAGTGTTTATTATCTGACCAACCACTCTTGTCTCGATCAGGAACTTTTAACTGGCAGTAGccgattattttattttatttttatacaaaCTCACCTCCTTAATCTCCTCTCTCTGTTTGGATTTCACGCTCCTTCTATCCCTGTTTTTTCTCACCTACCCTCCAAATCAATGGCTTCTGATCTTATCTTATAAATATCAAAAGTCAAAATAAAAGGTTGTCTACAATTGATGGAGAAAGCATTATATGGCAGCTTTGTTGATTTAGCTGCCATTGTTGAATTAATGCTCAAGTATTCAGCATTTGTCTTAAGTGACAAAAGAACTTATTCGTCAAAGCAGTTTGTAGTATATAGTCCTCATGAATATATTTCTTTTGATTGGTACGAATTAATTTTCATTCCAGTAATTTAATAAAGTATTATTAGCTATTAGTAATTGTGGAGTCAAAAATTTCACTAAAAAGAATTCAAATATAAGGAAGTAAAGACAAAATCAAGTCAAGGGAATTCAGCGAAAGTGAATTCGCATTTTACGAGCTCTCCTTGAACGAACATATTTCtatgaaaaaaaatagaaaatgaaaGTAGgatatagtaataaataataaaattacTTCATAGAACAAAAACGATTCAGAATTTTAAATTTATGATTTTGAAACATAATCATTTTTACTTACAATTTCTTTTTTAGATTATTTATGCATATTAAAATAAATTTCTTAACAGGAATATAAAATTTAAGTCAAAGTTATAAGATTTTGCCAAAACTCGTAACTTTTATAGTTAATTCGGCCCTAAAAACTAAGGCAATGAAGCAAAGTACAGATCCACAAAAAACTTTAAGGCcctgtttggacatgatttgaaatatgatttgaaactatggtttgaaatcatgtttggacatgctatttggatattttaaggagtattttctcttatagatataaaaatcccacaagttgtgaaaactatcaaaatattctcaattcttatacaatcttatcaaatgagcaagtcatagttcataacaaaattaatacgcttaTTCATAACAACCGGCTCAAAATTAAAACTAGAAAacctttctaaaaatacaacaCCAATTGattaaattttagttcaataaaaaattaaactatgggtctttttttacaacactaaaaggttggtagacataaataaaatttggtgaAAGTTAATGAGATCGGTAAATAATTAATGAGgataattattaaaaatatctaTTAACTCATgagtattttttttataaaatataaatttgtGAGCTAAATTTTATAGTTTAAAAAGTTCAAACCAtgattttaaatcccaaattattatttttttggataatttgagatttaaaatcATTATTTCAAATCATGACTGAAAATCCATGTCCAAATGCTGGTTTGAAAATTCACGGCCAAACCCCTCCCAAACATCACATATCTGATTTAACATCAAAAGAACCAAAACATTGAAAAAGGAAAAGCAGGACAGACTTCACCAAACGGGGTACTTTATTGTCTCTTACATTATTGTGTCTGAATTATGTCTATTAGTTCTTTCCTTTCCTAAGATTTTCCAAGAACTGAATCAGATTTtctatatacttatcatgaaggtCTTTGTTACCAAATATGGAACTCAACTCTTTTGCTTTCTCTcgaattatctttccatctttTTCCACCATTATTAGCTTCACTGAGTTGGCCACTGAATCACTCGTGTAGGACCCATCCTTTTCGTTTCTTGGAACTTCCACACCAACCCCTTTATCTTCTAGAATTCTAGCGTTCAGTCCTTGATCAACCAAAAAAGGTAACATAATCAACGGATGACCAAACATTAACCCTTCTATAATCGAGCCCCATCCACAATGAGTCAAGAATCCACCAACCGAGTCATGACTTAGTATCTTCAACTGAGGTGCCCAACTCTTCCATACTATGCCTCGACCTTTAGTTCTTTCTTCAAAACCATCCGGTAGCTCAATCGGGTTAATATTTCCTGACCCAGATGGCTTCCTCAATACCCAAAAGAACGGTGATCCGGATGACTCCAACCCATGAGCCAGCTCGTTGATTTCGCTCTGACCAACCGTCACTTCACTTCCTAATGCTACATAAACAACCGAACCTTTCGGTTTGTCATCTAACAATTCTTTAATCGATATCCAAGATTCATTTCTCTCATCGCTACTACTTTGCACTACAGGTGGCATCAACCCCGTAGGAAGCACGAATACATGATTAAGATCCTCCAGTAACTTCAACCACTGACCTTCAAACTCGTGACAGTGACGAATAATAATAGCATCTAATCCTTTTATCGTGACACCGGTACGATAAAGGTCCGAAACGCCAGAAACATTCTTCTGGCTTGATCCCACCATCCAACGTGCCTCGTGGCGGCGATACGCTGCCTTTGTTTCAAATGGGATCCATTTTGGTGGAGCCAAAAAATCCTCCAACTTTGGTGGTGAAGTAAAATTGTTGGTGCTGATCATGTTCTCAATGGAACCAAAGAAGGAAATGAACCAAGCATTGATTATGCTATAGTAAATTCTTGATATTCCTAATTTGGCTGAAACAGGAGCTAACCAATATTGTGCAAAATCTTGAATAATCCAATCAGGAGAATTTTTCTCCAAGAAAATAGTCACCTCTTTTTCCATACCATCCATTGCTTTCTTGAGATAAATAATTTCTTCTGTTCTTATATCCATAGTGGCCTCTGCATTTTCTGGCAAGCCATCAACTTTGGGAAGTGGGATTTTTACAAAGTTTATGGAATTGGAAAATTCTGAGGGAATTTTTGGGAGACGTTCAATGTTTTTTGGGGTTGAAATAAAAGAAATTTTGTGACCCTTTTGAGCAATGAATTTGGAAAGTTCAAGAAATGGGATAAAATGACCAAAAGCTAGCCATGGGAACATAACTATGTGAAGCTTTTTATTGCTTTCATCACCATTTGCCTTGGATTTGAGAAGTTGATGAGGATCCATGGCTTACACAATTTTCTTTTGTTTGTGCTTCTCTCCTGTTTTTTCACTAGTACTAtatagttgtagagtaatatttTATGTTGCCATATGCTTATAAAATGCTAACCATACAACTATATAAAGAGTGGTCAGATTATATTCCTGACAAGTGTGTCTTGGTTGACCAAACGTCTTTTAAATATTAAATTACTTTTATACCCTTTTAGTCtaattttattatatttctatcgTCTATTTTGGTGAATAAAAAACTTGTCCCACTTGAAGATAGAGTTTTAAATAAACACTACTTCTGAAATTTGAAACCCAATCTAATGATATCATTCCATTTTGACAAACAACACCATAAGGTATACCAACATATATAATTAATTTACAAagaaaaaaactgaaaaaaaGCAAGAAAAAATTAGGTGTTGATCAATTAATTTTATGAGTATGAATGATAGACAAATTATAGGCTAACATAACATATTCAACGATCAAACATTTACTAACATAACATTGTTACCATATTCAATGATCAGACATTTCATCTTCTTTTATTAAATCACAACAGGTAGTAAAAATATACAATAAATATTAATGAAGTTAGAGAATCCATTTAATTAGATACCAGCAATTATTAAGGTTTTGTAATCTTTATAATAGTTGAAAGGGAATAACGTGCGAGACACGTTTATAGAAactagtatacatatatatacacatctttctatattattttaaatgcatgaatataaatgttggttgaccaaaatatcttttaaatattgaacgacttttatatcCCTAAAAATTCAATTATCCTATGAACATTACGTCCAAAAATGTAAAAGTTCTTTATAATAAATAAAAGATAGTTAAATACAACTTTAATTATATTATATATCCACTCCTATTTTCTCTTCGTTGAAATTACATTCAGTCATTAACCACAACTCTAATTGACTATTGATACATTCTCTCTCTTGAAAATAAATAGCTCAGCTAATACGCACTCTAGATATTTTATCTTCGTGAAATGACAATCAGGGATCGATACAACTTTGTTAAATTTCTATCTCCCACCTTCTCTTCCTTGTCATAGATGGTGGCTGCACATGTTATAAAATTCTATATGTTTTATCTGTTATGACTTATGATGATGTCAAGGTAAATTATACGTGTTAATATTATTGTGACTAAATTTTATCAGACTTACATTTGGTGTCCATTGAAATTATGAAAGTGATTATGTCAAACTTTATGTATAAGTTGATTTTTAACTCTCTTATTGCCTATCTCTGTTCACATTAAAATTATGCAAGTTACTATTCCAAAGTTTATAATTTAAGTTGGTTTCTTAACTTTTGACTATTGCTTGGATATCTGTTGTTCATTGAAATTATGAAAGTTACTGCGCCAAACTTTATTTAAGTTACGTAGTTCTTAGCTTTTTTACTATTGCCTatgtatgtgtttttttttttttgggaattcATTGATCGAGTGAGATTTACAGTACACCAATGGACTATGTCTAATCCATCTAACTTTAGGTCTATTCCACCTATTTCatcctgtttggccaaacttattttttcttcaaaagtatttattttttaataagtgcttatttaaaaaaaaagtgaggtgtttagctaaacttttgggagaaaataaataCTTTCggagagtagcagaagcagtttttcagaagctaaaaaaaatagcttttgtccAAAGGCACTTTGAGAAAaacacttagaagcactttttaaaagcttgatcaaatattatttgctgctcaaaagtattttttaaattaattgaccaaGCACAAACTTCTTTTCGTCAAAAGTagttttttgaaaagtacttttgaaaaaaaaaacattttttaaaataagttgattttagaaaCTTAGCCAAAAAGGCTATAACTCGTAGACTACTCCCTATGGTTCaaaaagtgttcacttagccCTTATTTATTGGTTTAAAAAGAGtattcacttatcaaatcaaaaaagaattaaccttattttttcagatttgcgcTTATTAAGTGTTGAGTAACCAACCTCAATACCTATTTAActagggtagtttagtcaaattacctatttttgcctagaagttagtattttttaagaggtgtgcaaatgactaagtcgACGCTCTTTTTGATCCAGAGGGAGCATTATCTGAATAAAATTAGCCATATAATTTCAAATGTTAAATAACTAAACTAGAAAAATCATGTCTACtacttttctattttttatttttatttttatggatGTACCTTCTCCAATTTGTTGATAATCATTTTATTAAGTGTAAAATAGAAAATTTAAAGTTAAACGTTTTTGTAACTCatgaaataaatatatataattttaaataatattATTTAACATTTTTACTATGATTGTGATTGTCTGAGAATAACGTGAAACTGCACATTAATAGAGACTTGGTAACTTGTATTTAAAATCACGAATATAAatattggttgaccaaaatatccttcaactattgaacgacttttatgccCTTAAGCTGTTAAC from Lycium barbarum isolate Lr01 chromosome 10, ASM1917538v2, whole genome shotgun sequence includes:
- the LOC132613896 gene encoding putative UDP-rhamnose:rhamnosyltransferase 1 yields the protein MDPHQLLKSKANGDESNKKLHIVMFPWLAFGHFIPFLELSKFIAQKGHKISFISTPKNIERLPKIPSEFSNSINFVKIPLPKVDGLPENAEATMDIRTEEIIYLKKAMDGMEKEVTIFLEKNSPDWIIQDFAQYWLAPVSAKLGISRIYYSIINAWFISFFGSIENMISTNNFTSPPKLEDFLAPPKWIPFETKAAYRRHEARWMVGSSQKNVSGVSDLYRTGVTIKGLDAIIIRHCHEFEGQWLKLLEDLNHVFVLPTGLMPPVVQSSSDERNESWISIKELLDDKPKGSVVYVALGSEVTVGQSEINELAHGLESSGSPFFWVLRKPSGSGNINPIELPDGFEERTKGRGIVWKSWAPQLKILSHDSVGGFLTHCGWGSIIEGLMFGHPLIMLPFLVDQGLNARILEDKGVGVEVPRNEKDGSYTSDSVANSVKLIMVEKDGKIIREKAKELSSIFGNKDLHDKYIENLIQFLENLRKGKN